The Alphaproteobacteria bacterium US3C007 genomic interval TTTGGATAGCTTTGAAAAAGCCGTTGCGCGGGTACCCGATGTTTTAGAGTGCCATCTGATGGCGGGCAGCGCTGATTATTTGCTGAAAGTGGTGGCTGATAGCACAGAGGATTACGCCCGCATCCATCGTCAATCTTTGGCCCGGCTGCCCGGCGTGGCGCAGATGCAATCGTTATTTGCGCTGCGCACTGTTTTTAAAACCACGGCCTTGCCTTTGTAAATTTGCGCATGCTGACCGCGCGGGTTTATGGAATATTTGTGCATCGAGAGCTGAAAAATATCTGCTAGATTTCTTTCAGCCTTAACAGTCATCAAGCGCTTCGATTTTTGAAATAACGCAGGCATCCGACCAGCCCTTCTTGCTTGGCCCTGCTGCGAAAACCGCCAATTCACTTTTGGGTGGGAATACGGTTTTCATTCTTGATTTCAGATCTTGCGAATGTAGTTTTGCCAATTCGTTATGTAGTTTTGGAGCGATTTTTGGATCGCGTTTATCAAGGGCCAATTCTAAAATTGTTTGGGCAGCGATATTTACATAGGTGACATTTTTTTGTGTCTGATTAACCATACCATTTCGCAGATCTGCCAAGGTTTCAAAATTGGGATCTAAGCGATATTCTTCATATATTTCGGGGATATCTGCCGCCACTTCTGCGGCTTGCTCTGCGGCAACGGCGCCGGTTATAATCAGGGCTCTATTCTGGCGGTTATAATTGAAAAATCCAGCCTGAAAGCCATAACTCGCGCGCTGTTCGGTGCGCAGAGCAGAAAATAAAGGGCCTGACCCGCTTTGCGAAAAATGCGATAAGGCTAAGCGGTCGGTTAAGTCATTGCCCTGAGAGGTGGCAGGTAGGCGGCCTAATATCCCGATTGTTGTTTTCTCAGCCTCTGGTACATGCAGAAAAACGGTTTGCGGTTTTATCGTTACGTTTACGTCATGCGGTGGAGATACGCGACCTTTTGGCAGATCAAAAAGCAAGGTATCCACTGATTTGCCGGCATCTTGCCGGGAAATGGCGCCAGTGACCACGATTGTTAAGCCTGATTGCGTAAAGGTTTGCTTATGCCATTGGCGTAACATATCCACAGATACCTCATCAATCACCCTAAGATCGGGCAACGTCAGAAAATGGTATAGAGGGTTATCGCCCAAATTCGCTTTTCGAGCTAAATTCCACATTTTTGTTTCTGTTTTTAAATCCGCAGACTGCATGTTTTGGCGTATTGAACCCTTAATTCTGTGAACCCAACGTGGATCAAATTTCGGGCTGCGCAATGTATCAGAGGCGAGTTTAATGACGTCTTCGCGGTAGTCTTTTGGAAAGTTGATTTCGCCATACACGTAGTCTGCAGTGGGAGTGAGCGATCCGCCTGAATTTCTGTCCGATAGAAATTCATTCAATTCCTTTGGAGAAATATCTTCCGTTCCTCCACTTAAAAGGGTTTCTGTGCCAATATATGGAACGGCCGGATTGCGCGATGCCTCATAGGCCCAGTTGGAAGGCCAGGCAATCATGATCGTTATATCCGTTACACCGGGTTCATAGATCGGCATAAAATGAAATGTATGCCCCAGGGGGGTCGTGGCCAAAATAACGCTGCGGTTTTCTTCTGGTAACATTTTGAATTCTGCTGGACGTGTTTCGTCACTGGCATCTGCATTTAGATCATCCTCTTGGCAGCTCAAAAGCATGCTTGTCGCAAAAATTAGAAAACATCTTATCATTTGGATTTTCCTTTTTCATAATTCATTTGCCCGGTAGATAACTGTGCGTCCGGATTGGCCGAGGGCGGTTAACAAATCGTTGATCTTTTGCGCGGTGACGCTTCGCAGAGCCCGCCGTTCAGCTGTGAGCCCGTAATAAGGCTGACGGTTGGACACCCGATCAATAAGAAGGTTTTTTCTGTAATTTTTGCGTTTTAAAACGTCGTTAAGGTGACCCTGAAATCGCTTTTTGATCTGTTTGATTGTTTTTTCGGGGATACCTTGCTGGACGATTTCGTTGAAAACTTTGGTAAATTCGGTTTCGAGTTTGCTTAAAGAAATATTCAAATCGGGTTCTGCTGTGAATTCAATTAGCAGATGCTTTGACCCTATGGCGCGCAAGTCAAACCAGAAGCTGCGCGCGAAAAAATTATCAAACCGTAAAGGGCCGGCTATCCCGCCGGGTAAAGATGAGTCGAGCGCTGCGCGTAAAACTCGAACTGTTTGATCGCAAAAGGCCGCATCCGAGCAGGGGGGGCGTTTAATTAGTTTTCGATAGAATAAAGTCGGGCTGCCAAGCCTTGCAACGTGTATATCTGCCGCGACACGTTCGTTTCCGACCTCAGGAGTGGGCAGAGGTGTCGGCGCAATGGGAGCGGCAGGTTTTGGGGAATTTAAGTTTCTTAATGCTTTTTGTAAGGTGGTCTTTGAAATATTCCCGGTAACGATTAAAACGGCATTGCCCAATTCATGGCTTTTACGGTGTAATTTTTTTGCGTTGATTAAGCTGAAATCTTCTATTTCAGTCGGGGATCCAAGTACCGATCTCGCCCATGGTGAGCTTGGGTAAAGTGCTCTAGTTATATTTTGTTCAATTTCGAAATAAGGGTTTTCTGCGACACTCGCCTCATATTCGCGCAGGATAATATCCCGCTCTTCCAACATAAAGCTTTTAGCCAAGGTGAAGGGAGCGCTAACCTCGACCAAGCGCTGCAACTCTTTGGTTAACCACGTCTCTGAACTATGCGTGACATAGGCTGTGCTGGTTAAATTGGTCCATGCATTAGAATGGCGAAGGGCCTCAAAATCTTTGCTTTGCGTCACGTTGAGCCAAGCCAAATGTTCGACATAATGCGCAAGCCCTTCAGCGTAGGGGTTGTCTAATTCACCGTTTTGGAAAATCAATCTGGCCTCAAAAGACCGAGCGTCAGGATCGGTGATGAGATAGATATGTTGAAAATTCGGATGCTGTATCGTGGAAACCAGATCTGCGGCGGTTTCCGACACGGCTTGGGTTGAAACCGCGGCCGCCAAGGAAAGTATCGCGGATTTTAGAAATTTAAAAAAATACATTACAAAACTTAAAGAGAAATACAAAAACAAGAAACACTTTTAAAGTGTATTTATTTTCCAAAGACCCTGCAAGCTCAATCTCGCCCTTTACACATTAAGCAGAGGATTTCTGTGGGTGGCTCTGTTTGGCGCATTTGGGCTGTATTGCAGACTGTCAACGCTTTGACGATTGCAGGAGCGCAAGAATAACCGCGCCAAGCGCGCTTGTCGTGCCAAGAATTGTAACCTCAGTGACATCTGCCATTGCAGCGTTTATTATGGTTCGCATTACAAAGGAATAAGAATGAACGAAACCTCCTCAACCCCGCGCGATTGGCTGGAAGCCGAATTGGAAGATACGCTGGATGAGCTCTATGAAAATGAGTTCAGCGAACCGATGCTGACCGAAGAGATCCGCAAGATTTACAAGGATAAGCATCCGGATATGCTGGATCGGCGGGTCTATTATCGCAACCTGTTGCGCTTGCAGATGGAGCTGATCAAGTTGCAGCATTGGGTTGAAGCCACAGGTGCCAAAATCCTAATCATCTGCGAGGGGCGCGACAGCGCCGGCAAGGGCGGTGTGATAAAGCGCATTACGCAACGCTTGAATCCACGGGTTGCCCGGGTTGTGGCGTTGCCAAAACCCTCAGAGCGCGAGCAGACGCAATGGTATTTTCAGCGTTATGTCCCGCATTTGCCAGCGGGTGGAGAAATTGTTTTGTTCGATCGCTCCTGGTATAATCGCGCCGGTGTTGAGCGGGTGATGGGTTTTGCTGAAGAAGATCAGGTCGAACAGTTTTTTCGCGATGTACCTGAATTTGAACGCATGTTGGTGCGTTCGGGTATTCTTGTTTTGAAATATTGGTTTTCTATTTCAGATGAAGAGCAGCAGATGCGGTTTTTGATGCGCATCCATGATCCGATGAAACAATGGAAGCTTTCGCCGATTGATTTGGAAAGCCGCATTCGTTGGGAGCAATATACAACAGCCAAAGAAGATATGTTTGCCCGTACCAATATTCCAGAGGCGCCTTGGTATATCGTGGAAGGCAACGATAAAAAGCGCGAACGGCTGAATTGTATCGAACATATTCTGGGCAAGATTCCCTATCAGGATATGCCGTCTGAAAAGATTACTTTGCCAGAACGGGTGTTTAACCCTGATTATGAACGCCGCGTGCTGCCCGATAAATTATACGTGCCAAAGATTTACTGAGCGGCGTTATGCAAGCGGGTCTGAGGCAATATTGCCCCCGCAGACCAAAACTGCCAAGCGCTCGTCTGGCTCAGGTGTATAGGCGCCACTGAGCACAGCCGCCAGAGCGGCCGCGCCTGCGGGTTCAACCACCTGCTTATTATCTTGCCAAAGCCTGCGCTGGGCCTGCGTGATGGCAGCGTCAGAAACAAGCACCGACTCTATGCCGGTAGATTGCGCCAGATCAAAGCAGATAGTCCCAATTTTTTGCGCGCCCAAAGCATTTGCCGCAACGCCCGAGACCTCAACATTCACGGGGGCGCTTGCGCTCAGTGCCGCGTGTAGCGTGGCGCAGCGTTCTGGTTCAACGGCAACAATTTTGCACCGCCCCTGAAACCATCCCAAAGCGCCGGCGATAAGCCCGCCGCCGCCCACCGCGATAAGCACCGTATCTGCATTTAGCCCCTGCTGTTCCCATTCAACGAAACAGCTGCCTTGGCCTGCAACCGTGGCCTCAGCATCATAGGCGTGAATTTGCATCGCGCCGGTTTTTTCTTCCCAGGCTTTGGCTTGTTCTAAGGCGTTTGAATAGGCCCCTGGCACCACCTGAAGATCGGCGCCGCAGGCGCGGATAAGGGAAGTCTTTGCTGGGCCGGCAATTTCCGGCACATACACGCGGGCGGGAAAGCCCAGCCTTTGCGCCGCGTAAGCCACGGCGGCGCCATGGTTGCCCCCCGAGGCTGCCACCAACCCAGCCGCGGGCGGTTCTGTGCCAAGCAAAGTGTTAAAGGCACCGCGGGTTTTGAAGCTGCCAGCGTGTTGCAATTGCTCTAATTTAAGGGTCACAGGCTGCGTTACGGTGCGGGTTTCAAATGTCACAATTGGCGTTTGTCGAATATAGGGCGTCACGCGGGCGCTCGCGGTCTTTATAAGATTGGGCCAATCCATTATGAAATCCTTGATTGTCTAATTTGGGCAAATCTACTCAAAGCTGAGGCGTGCCACAAGTCCGGGGTCACAAGCTTGGAGCGGGGGCGCGGGCTTTTTCATCCCGCTTTATAGATCTGCGGTGCCATTTGCGTCACCGGTAAAATAAAAACCCCCACGACGTTAATCATGGGGGTCAAACGACTTTGCCCAAAGGCGTGGGCTTTTACATCATATTTTCGCGTTCGGCCTTTTTACGGGCCAGTTTGCGGGCACGACGGATCGCCTCCGCTTTCTCGCGCGCCTGTTTCTCCGACGGTTTTTCGAAATGTTGCTTCAGCTTCATTTCTCGAATAACGCCCTCGCGTTGCAGCTTCTTTTTCAGAACCCGTAGCGCCTGATCAACATTGTTTTCGCGAACACTTACCTGCATGTGGTTGTCACCACCTTTCTAGATTAAAGTTGCATAAAGTCGCAGGAGCTGGTCCTCTAGCAAGGCGCGGCTATTTTGTCTAGAGTTGGCATTTAGAGAAGGTTGTGAAGAGTATGAATGATCCCCAACATGACGCAACACAAGCGTTGCTCGCGGCCATATTGATGCATGTGCCCTTTGACGGTTGGTCTGAAACCAGCTTCCGGGCGGCTTGTGCTGATGCGCAGATATCCGAGCCAGCGGCGCGTTTGCATTTTCCACGTGGGGCCTTGGATCTGGCGGTTGCCTTTCACCGCGCAGGCGATCAGGCAATGCTAGAGGCGATGCAGGCTGCGGATTTGTCAGAATTAAAAATTCGCGAGAAAATCATCTTTGCGGTGCGAACTCGATTACAGGCGGTGGCGGATAAAGAAGCGGTTAGACGGGGGTCAACCTTATTTGCTTTGCCGCAAAACACGCTTGAAGGTGCCAAATTAATCTGGGGCACAAGCGATGCCATATGGCAGGCGA includes:
- a CDS encoding insulinase family protein gives rise to the protein MIRCFLIFATSMLLSCQEDDLNADASDETRPAEFKMLPEENRSVILATTPLGHTFHFMPIYEPGVTDITIMIAWPSNWAYEASRNPAVPYIGTETLLSGGTEDISPKELNEFLSDRNSGGSLTPTADYVYGEINFPKDYREDVIKLASDTLRSPKFDPRWVHRIKGSIRQNMQSADLKTETKMWNLARKANLGDNPLYHFLTLPDLRVIDEVSVDMLRQWHKQTFTQSGLTIVVTGAISRQDAGKSVDTLLFDLPKGRVSPPHDVNVTIKPQTVFLHVPEAEKTTIGILGRLPATSQGNDLTDRLALSHFSQSGSGPLFSALRTEQRASYGFQAGFFNYNRQNRALIITGAVAAEQAAEVAADIPEIYEEYRLDPNFETLADLRNGMVNQTQKNVTYVNIAAQTILELALDKRDPKIAPKLHNELAKLHSQDLKSRMKTVFPPKSELAVFAAGPSKKGWSDACVISKIEALDDC
- a CDS encoding insulinase family protein, whose product is MYFFKFLKSAILSLAAAVSTQAVSETAADLVSTIQHPNFQHIYLITDPDARSFEARLIFQNGELDNPYAEGLAHYVEHLAWLNVTQSKDFEALRHSNAWTNLTSTAYVTHSSETWLTKELQRLVEVSAPFTLAKSFMLEERDIILREYEASVAENPYFEIEQNITRALYPSSPWARSVLGSPTEIEDFSLINAKKLHRKSHELGNAVLIVTGNISKTTLQKALRNLNSPKPAAPIAPTPLPTPEVGNERVAADIHVARLGSPTLFYRKLIKRPPCSDAAFCDQTVRVLRAALDSSLPGGIAGPLRFDNFFARSFWFDLRAIGSKHLLIEFTAEPDLNISLSKLETEFTKVFNEIVQQGIPEKTIKQIKKRFQGHLNDVLKRKNYRKNLLIDRVSNRQPYYGLTAERRALRSVTAQKINDLLTALGQSGRTVIYRANEL
- the ppk2 gene encoding polyphosphate kinase 2, which codes for MNETSSTPRDWLEAELEDTLDELYENEFSEPMLTEEIRKIYKDKHPDMLDRRVYYRNLLRLQMELIKLQHWVEATGAKILIICEGRDSAGKGGVIKRITQRLNPRVARVVALPKPSEREQTQWYFQRYVPHLPAGGEIVLFDRSWYNRAGVERVMGFAEEDQVEQFFRDVPEFERMLVRSGILVLKYWFSISDEEQQMRFLMRIHDPMKQWKLSPIDLESRIRWEQYTTAKEDMFARTNIPEAPWYIVEGNDKKRERLNCIEHILGKIPYQDMPSEKITLPERVFNPDYERRVLPDKLYVPKIY
- a CDS encoding threonine/serine dehydratase, whose amino-acid sequence is MDWPNLIKTASARVTPYIRQTPIVTFETRTVTQPVTLKLEQLQHAGSFKTRGAFNTLLGTEPPAAGLVAASGGNHGAAVAYAAQRLGFPARVYVPEIAGPAKTSLIRACGADLQVVPGAYSNALEQAKAWEEKTGAMQIHAYDAEATVAGQGSCFVEWEQQGLNADTVLIAVGGGGLIAGALGWFQGRCKIVAVEPERCATLHAALSASAPVNVEVSGVAANALGAQKIGTICFDLAQSTGIESVLVSDAAITQAQRRLWQDNKQVVEPAGAAALAAVLSGAYTPEPDERLAVLVCGGNIASDPLA
- the rpsU gene encoding 30S ribosomal protein S21 — encoded protein: MQVSVRENNVDQALRVLKKKLQREGVIREMKLKQHFEKPSEKQAREKAEAIRRARKLARKKAERENMM
- a CDS encoding COQ9 family protein — its product is MNDPQHDATQALLAAILMHVPFDGWSETSFRAACADAQISEPAARLHFPRGALDLAVAFHRAGDQAMLEAMQAADLSELKIREKIIFAVRTRLQAVADKEAVRRGSTLFALPQNTLEGAKLIWGTSDAIWQAIGDSSRDLNWYSKRTTLSAVYTSCVLYWLGDDSVNYQATWDFLERRIANVMQFESFKHKMRENPVFSRLSAGPSKIFSKIKAPSPSEVSSLPGQWRGRS